In Primulina huaijiensis isolate GDHJ02 chromosome 16, ASM1229523v2, whole genome shotgun sequence, a single genomic region encodes these proteins:
- the LOC140961155 gene encoding uncharacterized protein isoform X1 has protein sequence MINMELNVSGVGIDGTFTAHDKRLPNTLKKTALRDVQNENAGSMPKQQDNLLTGAGKPNRDAVKVSGNKRLTPERPSSSQGLPSLTYNGMNENVMNARRRFELELGRGRLQKNVEIYSDSSQLRNTVQQSQEVPQKPAQTKDNSPKHMPVATSNNMTPITAFSTSVPSVPNKQNNSTQAAKVSPDLPCTIDIKRTNGQLRTERFIHLQKFLKQCDETDQREYMQMLMHLSPAELSKHAVELEKRAIQLTMEEGNEMQRMKALNILGKPSPTNNLLSST, from the exons ATGATCAATATGGAACTCAATGTCAGTGGAGTGGGTATTGATGGAACTTTTACTGCTCACGATAAGCGACTTCctaatacattaaaaaaaactgcTCTgagagacgtgcagaatgaaaacgCAGGATCGATGCCAAAGCAGCAAGATAATTTGCTTACCGGTGCTGGAAAACCAAATCGTGATGCAGTTAAGGTTAGTGGGAATAAGCGGCTTACACCTGAGCGCCCTTCAAGTTCTCAGGGTCTTCCATCCTTGACCTACAACGGTATGAATGAGAATGTCATGAATGCACGTAGGAGATTTGAATTAGAACTTGGGAGGGGAAGACTACAGAAAAATGTTGAAATATATTCAGACAGTTCACAATTAAGGAACACTGTCCAACAATCACAGGAAGTACCTCAAAAGCCTGCTCAGACGAAGGATAATAGTCCAAAACACATGCCTGTGGCTACATCAAATAATATGACCCCTATCACTGCCTTTTCGACAAGTGTTCCATCAGTTCCAAATAAGCAAAATAATAGCACTCAAGCTGCTAAGGTCTCCCCAGATCTTCCTTGTACAATTGACATTAAGAGAACTAATGGTCAACTAAGAACCGAACGCTTCATTCACCTGCAGAAGTTTCTAAAACAATGTGATGAGACCGACCAAAGAGAGTACATGCAAA TGCTCATGCATTTATCTCCCGCTGAGCTTAGCAAGCATGCTGTCGAGTTGGAGAAGAGAGCAATCCAGTTAACCATGGAGGAAG GAAATGAAATGCAACGGATGAAGGCACTGAATATTTTGGGGAAGCCTTCTCCGACCAATAATTTGTTATCATCAACGTAG
- the LOC140961155 gene encoding uncharacterized protein isoform X2 yields the protein MPKQQDNLLTGAGKPNRDAVKVSGNKRLTPERPSSSQGLPSLTYNGMNENVMNARRRFELELGRGRLQKNVEIYSDSSQLRNTVQQSQEVPQKPAQTKDNSPKHMPVATSNNMTPITAFSTSVPSVPNKQNNSTQAAKVSPDLPCTIDIKRTNGQLRTERFIHLQKFLKQCDETDQREYMQMLMHLSPAELSKHAVELEKRAIQLTMEEGNEMQRMKALNILGKPSPTNNLLSST from the exons ATGCCAAAGCAGCAAGATAATTTGCTTACCGGTGCTGGAAAACCAAATCGTGATGCAGTTAAGGTTAGTGGGAATAAGCGGCTTACACCTGAGCGCCCTTCAAGTTCTCAGGGTCTTCCATCCTTGACCTACAACGGTATGAATGAGAATGTCATGAATGCACGTAGGAGATTTGAATTAGAACTTGGGAGGGGAAGACTACAGAAAAATGTTGAAATATATTCAGACAGTTCACAATTAAGGAACACTGTCCAACAATCACAGGAAGTACCTCAAAAGCCTGCTCAGACGAAGGATAATAGTCCAAAACACATGCCTGTGGCTACATCAAATAATATGACCCCTATCACTGCCTTTTCGACAAGTGTTCCATCAGTTCCAAATAAGCAAAATAATAGCACTCAAGCTGCTAAGGTCTCCCCAGATCTTCCTTGTACAATTGACATTAAGAGAACTAATGGTCAACTAAGAACCGAACGCTTCATTCACCTGCAGAAGTTTCTAAAACAATGTGATGAGACCGACCAAAGAGAGTACATGCAAA TGCTCATGCATTTATCTCCCGCTGAGCTTAGCAAGCATGCTGTCGAGTTGGAGAAGAGAGCAATCCAGTTAACCATGGAGGAAG GAAATGAAATGCAACGGATGAAGGCACTGAATATTTTGGGGAAGCCTTCTCCGACCAATAATTTGTTATCATCAACGTAG
- the LOC140961156 gene encoding protein-S-isoprenylcysteine O-methyltransferase A-like isoform X3 translates to MINMELNVSGVGMLMHIYDDIEPLIPSLVSYFSSMISDTIFFTMCRQLLQMVLAIIFFHCSEYILAIFFHGKNNVTLKSLLISKNYVLAMVFSLIEYLVEIYFFPELKERWLLSNIGLAMVVFGEIIRKLAIITAGRSFTHLIKIHHEEHHVLIRHGVYRYLRHPSYCGFLIWSVGTQIMVCNPLSTLAFACVVWRFFQQRIPYEEFFLRQFFGLEYEEYTDQTFSGIPFIK, encoded by the exons ATGATCAATATGGAACTCAATGTCAGTGGAGTGG GAATGTTAATGCATATTTACGATGACATAGAGCCGTTGATTCCATCTCTGGTATCTTACTTCTCTTCAATGATTTCAG ATACCATCTTCTTCACAATGTGCCGGCAGTTATTGCAAATGGTCTTAGCTATAATCTTCTTCCATTGTTCTGAATATATTCTTGCCATTTTCTTTCATGGGAAAAACAATGTAACCCTCAAGTCTCTTTTAATCAGCAAAAACTACGTATTGGCAATGGTCTTTTCCTTGATTGAGTATTTGGtcgaaatttattttttccctGAGCTGAAGGAGCGCTGGTTACTAAGCAACATAGGCCTCGCCATGGTGGTTTTTGGAGAAATTATACGAAAGTTGGCTATAATTACAGCCGGTAGATCCTTTACTCATCTCATAAAGATTCATCACGAGGAGCATCATGTATTGATAAGACATGGAGTATATAGGTACCTTCGGCATCCAAGTTACTGCGGGTTCTTGATTTGGTCCGTTGGTACTCAAATCATGGTTTGTAATCCGCTATCGACTCTGGCATTTGCATGCGTCGTTTGGCGTTTTTTCCAGCAGCGAATACCATACGAGGAGTTCTTCTTGAGACAGTTTTTTGGATTGGAGTACGAGGAATACACTGATCAAACTTTTTCTGGAATCCCTTTTATCAAATGA
- the LOC140961156 gene encoding protein-S-isoprenylcysteine O-methyltransferase A-like isoform X1, whose amino-acid sequence MLMHIYDDIEPLIPSLVSYFSSMISDTIFFTMCRQLLQMVLAIIFFHCSEYILAIFFHGKNNVTLKSLLISKNYVLAMVFSLIEYLVEIYFFPELKERWLLSNIGLAMVVFGEIIRKLAIITAGRSFTHLIKIHHEEHHVLIRHGVYRYLRHPSYCGFLIWSVGTQIMVCNPLSTLAFACVVWRFFQQRIPYEEFFLRQFFGLEYEEYTDQTFSGIPFIK is encoded by the exons ATGTTAATGCATATTTACGATGACATAGAGCCGTTGATTCCATCTCTGGTATCTTACTTCTCTTCAATGATTTCAG ATACCATCTTCTTCACAATGTGCCGGCAGTTATTGCAAATGGTCTTAGCTATAATCTTCTTCCATTGTTCTGAATATATTCTTGCCATTTTCTTTCATGGGAAAAACAATGTAACCCTCAAGTCTCTTTTAATCAGCAAAAACTACGTATTGGCAATGGTCTTTTCCTTGATTGAGTATTTGGtcgaaatttattttttccctGAGCTGAAGGAGCGCTGGTTACTAAGCAACATAGGCCTCGCCATGGTGGTTTTTGGAGAAATTATACGAAAGTTGGCTATAATTACAGCCGGTAGATCCTTTACTCATCTCATAAAGATTCATCACGAGGAGCATCATGTATTGATAAGACATGGAGTATATAGGTACCTTCGGCATCCAAGTTACTGCGGGTTCTTGATTTGGTCCGTTGGTACTCAAATCATGGTTTGTAATCCGCTATCGACTCTGGCATTTGCATGCGTCGTTTGGCGTTTTTTCCAGCAGCGAATACCATACGAGGAGTTCTTCTTGAGACAGTTTTTTGGATTGGAGTACGAGGAATACACTGATCAAACTTTTTCTGGAATCCCTTTTATCAAATGA
- the LOC140961156 gene encoding protein-S-isoprenylcysteine O-methyltransferase A-like isoform X2: MTDTIFFTMCRQLLQMVLAIIFFHCSEYILAIFFHGKNNVTLKSLLISKNYVLAMVFSLIEYLVEIYFFPELKERWLLSNIGLAMVVFGEIIRKLAIITAGRSFTHLIKIHHEEHHVLIRHGVYRYLRHPSYCGFLIWSVGTQIMVCNPLSTLAFACVVWRFFQQRIPYEEFFLRQFFGLEYEEYTDQTFSGIPFIK; the protein is encoded by the coding sequence atgACAGATACCATCTTCTTCACAATGTGCCGGCAGTTATTGCAAATGGTCTTAGCTATAATCTTCTTCCATTGTTCTGAATATATTCTTGCCATTTTCTTTCATGGGAAAAACAATGTAACCCTCAAGTCTCTTTTAATCAGCAAAAACTACGTATTGGCAATGGTCTTTTCCTTGATTGAGTATTTGGtcgaaatttattttttccctGAGCTGAAGGAGCGCTGGTTACTAAGCAACATAGGCCTCGCCATGGTGGTTTTTGGAGAAATTATACGAAAGTTGGCTATAATTACAGCCGGTAGATCCTTTACTCATCTCATAAAGATTCATCACGAGGAGCATCATGTATTGATAAGACATGGAGTATATAGGTACCTTCGGCATCCAAGTTACTGCGGGTTCTTGATTTGGTCCGTTGGTACTCAAATCATGGTTTGTAATCCGCTATCGACTCTGGCATTTGCATGCGTCGTTTGGCGTTTTTTCCAGCAGCGAATACCATACGAGGAGTTCTTCTTGAGACAGTTTTTTGGATTGGAGTACGAGGAATACACTGATCAAACTTTTTCTGGAATCCCTTTTATCAAATGA
- the LOC140961040 gene encoding uncharacterized protein, with translation MAQGTLGWEWSFEAQMDYLFQQKQKCFSGSVGIKDAEAMAFKEALSWIESMNVQEVIFESDSKIVVEAISSETEDNSEFGAIISECREVIRQKPSFSVCFTRRQANKVAHNLARASCFHARPSIWNTPPDFIIDVLNEDRNSLDS, from the coding sequence ATGGCTCAAGGAACATTGGGGTGGGAATGGTCCTTCGAGGCTCAGATGGACTATTTATTTCAGCAAAAACAAAAATGCTTCTCTGGAAGTGTAGGAATTAAAGATGCCGAAGCAATGGCATTCAAGGAAGCACTCAGCTGGATAGAAAGCATGAATGTTCAAGAGGTAATCTTTGAGTCAGATTCTAAAATAGTTGTTGAGGCAATAAGCTCGGAAACAGAAGATAACTCAGAATTTGGTGCAATTATCTCAGAGTGTCGTGAAGTGATTCGTCAAAAACCGTCGTTCAGTGTCTGTTTCACACGTAGACAAGCAAACAAGGTTGCCCACAATCTTGCTAGGGCATCTTGTTTCCATGCTCGTCCATCGATCTGGAATACCCCTCCAGATTTTATCattgatgttttgaatgaagaCCGTAATTCTCTCGATTCTTAA
- the LOC140960756 gene encoding cyclin-B2-3-like has protein sequence MGGADENFPGIIRPSNIQGVGPNRRALSAINKNIIRDPTYPCAVHKRGVLTEKNVAENKNPVIPLHRPVTRMFSAQLAGKDHHPSAEEIRPTIQPDVSINQSKDYTIIDEVDQTLVDDDDVPMYVQHTEAMLEEIYEMDAEIEMGDIDEEETMVDIDSCDKKNPLAVAEYIDDIYAYYKKTESLSCVPSNYMENQSDINERMRGILIDWLIEVHYKFELMEETLYLTVNLIDRFLALQSVVRKKLQLVGVTAMLLACKYEEVSVPVVEDLVLISDRAYCRKEVLDMEKLMVNTLKFNLSVPTPYVFMRRFLKAAKSDKMLELLSFFTIELCLVESEMLKFPPSLLAAAAIYTAQCALNGFSQWSKTLEKHTSYLENQLLECANLMATFHKNAGTGKLTGVHKKYSTSKYGYAAKSKPAVFLIDAVEP, from the exons ATGGGTGGAGCGGATGAGAATTTTCCGGGTATAATCAGGCCCTCAAACATTCAAG GAGTTGGGCCAAATAGGAGGGCGTTGAGTGCAATCAATAAGAATATCATAAGAGATCCTACTTATCCTTGTGCTGTACACAAAAGAGGCGTTTTGACAGA GAAAAATGTTGCTGAAAATAAGAATCCTGTTATTCCATTGCATCGTCCCGTCACTAG AATGTTTTCTGCACAATTGGCTGGAAAAGATCATCATCCATCAGCTGAG GAAATCAGGCCAACAATTCAACCAGATGTGAGTATCAATCAATCAAAGGACTACACTATTATTGATGAAGTGGACCAAACACTGgtggatgatgatgatgtgcCAATGTATGTGCAGCACACAGAAGCGATGCTGGAAGAAATATATGAGATG GATGCGGAAATTGAAATGGGAGACATTGATGAAGAGGAGACGATGGTTGACATAGACAGCTGTGATAAGAAGAATCCACTTGCCGTTGCTGAGTATATTGATGATATATATGCTTATTACAAGAAGACAGAG AGCTTAAGCTGTGTCCCATCAAACTACATGGAAAACCAATCTGATATTAATGAAAGAATGAGAGGCATTCTAATTGACTGGCTGATTGAG GTGCATTACAAGTTTGAACTGATGGAGGAGACGCTGTACCTAACTGTCAATCTCATCGATAGATTTTTAGCATTACAGTCGGTTGTGAGAAAGAAACTGCAGCTTGTTGGAGTGACTGCCATGCTCCTTGCTTGCAAATACGAAGAAGTTTCTGTTCCTGTTGTGGAGGATCTTGTACTGATATCTGACAGAGCTTACTGCAGAAAAGAAGTTCTCGATATG GAGAAACTGATGGTCAATACCTTAAAATTTAATCTCTCTGTGCCAACACCGTATGTTTTCATGAGACGCTTTTTAAAAGCTGCTAAATCCGACAAAATG TTGGAGTTACTATCCTTCTTCACAATCGAACTCTGCCTCGTTGAGAGTGAGATGCTGAAGTTCCCACCATCTTTATTAGCTGCTGCTGCTATCTACACTGCTCAATGTGCTCTCAACGGTTTTAGTCAATGGAGCAAGACACTCGAAAAACATACAAGCTACCTGGAAAACCAGCTTCT GGAATGTGCAAACCTTATGGCGACTTTTCATAAGAATGCCGGAACTGGTAAACTTACTGGTGTACACAAGAAGTACAGTACTTCGAAATATGGCTACGCTGCAAAGAGTAAACCTGCTGTTTTTCTTATAGATGCAGTAGAACCTTAG